The following are from one region of the Lynx canadensis isolate LIC74 chromosome D4, mLynCan4.pri.v2, whole genome shotgun sequence genome:
- the IGFBPL1 gene encoding insulin-like growth factor-binding protein-like 1, producing MPRSTSLFPLLLLLLPPLASGLGLRAAGGRRPECGPCRPEHCPAPARCPAPAIAARDECGCCARCLGAEGASCGGRAGARCAPGLVCASRAAGAAPEGTGVCVCAQRGAVCGSDGRSYPSVCALRLRARYTPRAHPGHLHKARDGPCEFAPMVVIPPRSVHNVTGAQVYLSCEVRAVPTPVITWRKVTQSPEGTQVLEDLPGDHVNIAVQVRGGPSDHEATAWILINPLRKEDEGVYLCHSANAVGEAESHGTVTVMDLSKYKVPRFPAPDDRM from the exons ATGCCGCGCTCCACCTCGCTCTTCccgctgctgcttctgctgctgccgccgctggCCTCGGGCCTCGGACTCCGCGCCGCCGGCGGCCGGCGCCCCGAGTGCGGTCCGTGCCGGCCCGAGCACTGTCCGGCGCCCGCGCGCTGCCCCGCGCCCGCGATTGCGGCGCGCGACGAGTGCGGCTGCTGCGCGCGCTGCCTGGGCGCGGAGGGCGCGAGCTGCGGGGGGCGGGCCGGCGCGCGCTGTGCCCCGGGCCTGGTGTGCGCCAGCCGCGCCGCGGGGGCGGCGCCCGAGGGCACCGGGGTCTGCGTGTGCGCGCAGCGCGGCGCCGTCTGCGGCTCCGACGGCCGCTCCTACCCCAGCGTATGCGCGCTGCGCCTGCGCGCCCGGTACACGCCCCGCGCGCACCCGGGCCACCTGCACAAGGCGCGCGATGGCCCCTGCGAATTTG CCCCCATGGTTGTCATTCCACCCCGGAGTGTCCACAACGTCACTGGTGCACAGGTGTACCTGTCCTGTGAGGTGAGGGCTGTGCCCACCCCTGTCATCACGTGGAGGAAG GTCACACAGTCTCCTGAGGGTACTCAGGTGCTAGAGGACCTTCCTGGGGACCACGTCAATATAGCTGTCCAGGTGCGAGGGGGCCCTTCTGACCACGAGGCCACAGCCTGGATTTTG ATCAACCCTCTGAGAAAGGAAGATGAGGGAGTGTACCTGTGCCATTCAGCAAATGCAGTTGGGGAGGCCGAGTCCCACGGCACGGTGACAGTTATGGATCTGAGTAAATACAAAGTCCCCCGCTTCCCAGCTCCAGACGACCGCATGTGA